Part of the Elusimicrobiota bacterium genome is shown below.
TCTGGGACCGCAGATCGAACTCGACCTTCCGACCGAACAACACGAATTGCGGGCGGTTCAGGTGGACGTAGGTCATTTGGTCCCCCCGGGCGGGGTCGACGTCGTAGCGGGCCCGGTCCCGGCGGTATTTTTCCTCCGACGTCAGGAGGCGCGCCACGTACACCTCGTCTTTAATCGCGGTGACCCGGTGCAGATTTTCCAACACCGCGCGGGTGGCGGCGTGCCCGCGGTCTTTTCGGTCTTTTTGATAAACCGTCCAGAGGCGGACCAAATACCCCTTGGCGGCGTCGGGCCCGCCGTATTGAAAGAGGTCGTAAACGGCCTGGGCCAGCCGGGCCCGGGGGGCGTCGTCCATGTCCATCCAGCGGACGGCTTCTTCGACCATCCGACGGTATTCCTTGGACCAACGGCCGCCGCGCACCCAGTGGGATTTCCGCAGAAGCTCGGCGCGGTCTTCCAACACCTCCCAGTAGCCGGGCAGCCGGGGCGAATAGGCTTCGAACCGCCGGGCGTCCACGGTGGCGGCGCGGCCCAGGTCGAAGGCCCGGAGATTTTCCTCCAGGTCCTGGGGCGGCACCATGCGCCCGATGGCCTTCTTCAAATTCTCCAACCCGATGGGAATGACGCCCTTCTGGTAGAGGGCGCCGAGCAGGAGGACGTTGGCGTAGAGTTTCGTCCCGAAGAACGCCTCGGAAATATTCGAGAAATCCAAGCCCAAATACTGGTCCGCCCGCGTGTGGGTCCGGAGGGCGGTTTCCAATTCCAAGACGGAAAAATCGTCCTTGCCGAGGAGCGTTTTGACCGTGGGCATCTTGTGGGTGTTGACCACGGCCACCGTTCGGTCGGGGCTGGCCACCCGCAGATTGACCTTGGGGTCCAAGCCGCGGACCGATTCCAGCAGATCGATGCCGAGCAGAACGTCCGCCCGGCCGTAGGGCACGAGCGGCGCCTTGACCCGTTCGTCCGGGGAGAAAATGACGTGGCCGTAGACGCCGCCGTTGCGGATGGCGAGGCCCTTTTTATCGGCGAAGAGGACGTGGTAGCCCTGGAGCATTCCGGCCTGAACCAGAATGCCCGTGATGACGCCGGAGCCCATGCCGCCCACGCCGGCGGTGTAGCAGTACCACCCGTCGCCCAGGGGGTTCGGCGTCACGGGCGGAAGCGGCGTGGACTCCCAGGGCCGCGGCCCCGGGGCCCGACGGCGGCGGATGGTGATTTCCTCGAAGGACGGGCAAACTTTGCCCTTGGCGCAGGCCCCGTCGGCGATGCACAGGGACTTGTCGGTGATGATTTTGGGGCCCAGCAGGGTTTCCTCGATGCCGAGGCCCGGGCACCCGGTGGCGTTGGTGCATTCGAGGCAGTACTCGCAGACTTCCGGCGTGATGTTGATCACTTTTTCTTCCGGCAGGAAGCCCAGCGCGCGGACGATTTTTTTGCGTTCCTTGCGGACCCGGCGATGGTAGGTGATGCCGCATTCCTTGTCGGCGATCACCACTTTGACGCCGGCCTTCAAAATGACTTCCTCCAGGAGGGCGCGGTAGGATTCCCGGTAGGCCGGGTTCACCCGGAAGATGGGGATGCTGTCCCGGGCCATGCCGCGAATGACCTGCTCGATGTCCTGGGCGAAGGTTTTTTCGGCCATCAAATTCTCGGCGCTCCCCGGCGTGGGCTGGTGCCCCGTCATCGCCGTGGTTTTGTTTTCCAGGATGATGTAGGTGATGTCCTGCCCGTTTTTGATGGAGTCCGAGACCGCGAGCATGCCGGAGTGAAAAAAAGTCGAGTCCCCGAGGAACACCACCTGCTTGTTCTTGATGAAGGGGTCCATGCCGGAGCCCGTGCCGCCGCCCAACCCCATGCCGGAATAATCCTGCATCAGGCCGATGTTCGGCTCGAACTGGAGCATGGAGTGGCAGCCGGATTCGCCGTGGAAAATGACTTCGACCGGCTCCCGCTTGTGGTTTTCCTTCATGAACGCGGCGTCCTGAAAATCGGCCTTGAGGGCTTTGGTCACCGTCGAGGAGTCTCGGTGGGGGCACCCCGGGCAAAAGGTCGGCGTTCGGATCGGGATGGAAATTTTGTAGTCGGCGGTTTTCCGCGCCCGGGCCACGGCCCCGGTGCGGGGCGCGGCGGGGCCGGCCATTTTCATTTCCAAAAGGGGCGCCAGACGGTCCATGACGATCGCGACGTTCAAGCCCCGCTCCACGGGGAAGCCGGGAAGCTCGTCGGGAAACTTCTTCCCCCACACGGCGGGCGGGCGCGTCAGCCGACCGTCCTGGTGCGCCCGCTGGAGGGCCCGCACGACCTGGGTTTCCAGAAAATCCCGCTTTTCCTCCACGACCACGAGGTGTTCCACCCGCGCGGCGAAATCCCGCAACAGGGTTTCGTCCAGGGGAAAGGACATGCCGAATTTGAGAACCGGAAACTGTCCGGCCAAACCCATTTCGTCCAAGGCTTGGACCAGGTAACCGTAGGAGAGCCCGGCCGACACGAAGCCCAGGGGCGCGGAACCCGTCGGGCCTTCCACGCGATTCAGGCCCCGGGTCCGCACGGCCGCCAACAGCTTCTGATAACGGGCGGCCAGCGTGGCCTCGCGCATCGATGTGTGAGGCGGGATCATGACGGTGCGGTCGACGGGCAACTGCCCGGCGGTCAGGACGGTCCGTTGAAGGTGGTTCACGGTCGGAAACAGATTGGGACGGCAGCGCACGGTGCCGCCGCCGTCGGCCTGGTTGGTCGTCAGCACGTAGGTGAAATAGAGGTCGGTCTCGCCGGAAAGTTCGAAGGCGTCTTTGATCCAGTCTTTGATTTCCTGGAAGGTGGCGGGTTCCAACACGGGCATGTGGAGGTGGAGGCTCAAGAACCGGGAATCGGAGTTGATCTGGGTGGTTTCGTTCCAGGGATCGTCGCCGACCACGACCAGGGCGCCGCCGGCGGGTTGTTGGGGTTCCGACAGGTTGCCGATGGCCAGGCCGTCGGCCGCCACGTGCATGCCGACCGATTTCATGACCGCCATGGCGCGCAGATTGGCCAGCCGGGCGCCGTTCAAGCGCGCCGCGGCCAACGCTTCGTTGTTGGCCATTTGGGCCACGACGCCGTTTTCGAGCAGAAGGGGCGCGGCGCGCCCCACCGCGTCGAACACCTCCGACACGGGCGATCCGGGGTATCCGGTCAGGAGCGCCACGCCGCCTTCCAGGGCGCCCTTCAACAGGAGCTCGTTGCCCGTGAACGCGGCCCAACCGTCTTCTTTTAGAAATCGTTTGTCCACACAGCCTCCAAGGTCAAATCGTCGCCCCGCTCAACGGCGGGAAGATTCCAGCAATTCCCGGGCGTGCCGAAGGCCGATGTCGCCTTCGGATTCCTTGCCCGTGCCGCCGAAGAGGCGGGCGATTTCCTGAACCCGGTCCGTTTCCGTCAACGCGCGGACCGACGTCCGTGTCCGGGTTTTTTGAATTTCCTTTTCCACCACGAAATGCCGGTCGCCGCAGGCCGCGATCGTGGCCAAATGCGTCACGCACAGCACCTGATGGGAGCCGCCCAGCTTCGCCAGCTTCCGGCCCAAGACGGCGCCCAGGGCGCCGCCCACGCCGGCGTCAATTTCGTCGAACACCAAGACCGGCACGGCGTCGGTTTTGGCCAGAACGCTTTTAACGGCGAGCATGACCCGGGACAGCTCTCCCCCGGACGCCACGTCGGCCAGGGGGCGCCGCCCTTCGCCGGGATTCGGCGTAAACCAAAACCGAACCTCGTCCATTCCCGCGCTCGTGTAGCGGCCCGGCTCGGCCAGGGCTTCGATGTCCAAGACGGCGTGGGGCAGGCCCACGTCCCGAAATTCCTTGTTGATGGCGGCGTCCAGTTTCTTGGCCGCCGCGCCGCGGGCCGTGGACAACTTTTCGGACCGGGCGGCCAATTGTTTCTCGGCGGCCGCGAGGCGTTCGGCCATGTCCCGGTTTTTGTTTTCCAAATTCTCCAGCCGGTCCAGTTCCCCCGCCACCCGGGCCCGGTAGGCCACCACGTCGGCCAGCGTGGGGCCGTATTTTTTCTTCAGTTTCGCCAGCTGGTCCAACCGCGAAAGGGTTTCCTCCAGCTTCGCCGGGTCCTGTTCCAGACCGCCGGCGAAGGCCTCCAACCGCTGGGCGGCTTCCTCCAGCTGGACGATGGCCCCGTCCAGCAAATCGGCCGTTTCGCCCAGCGGCGCCCCCAGGGCGCGCAAGGAGTCCAACAGCGACCGGGTCCGGCGCGTCAATTCCGCGGCGGAGCCCTCCCGCCGGGAAAGACCGTCCAGGGCCTCTTCGGAGGCGGCGCGCAATTTTTCGGCGTTCTTGAGCTGGGGCAGCAATTGATCCAGGACGGCTTCTTCCTCCGCCCGGGGATCGGCCGCGTCCAACTCCTGCCGTTGATACCGGTACAAATCCAACCGCTGGGCCCGTTCCTGCTCGGAGAGCGCCAAGGTGTCCCGCTCGGCCACCACGGTGCGCCAGGCGTCGAAGGCCGCCGCCACCTCGTCCCGCAAACCCTCCAACCCGCCGTGGGCGTCCAGCAAATCCCGTTGTTCGGCCGCCTTCAGCAACAGCTGGTGTTCGTGCTGCCCGTGCACGTAGGCCAACCGCTCGGCCAGACGCGCCAGGGCGGGCAGGCCCACGGGCCGGTCGTTCACGAAGGCCCGGGATTTCCCCCCGGCCTCCACTTCCCGGCGAATCAACAGCTCCCCGGGCTCTTCTTCCGATAAAACGCCCAGTTCCTCGGCGATCTTCCGCAGGCGCGGCGAACCGATGTCGAACCGCGCCGAGACGGTCAGCCGGGCGGCCCCTTCCCGCACCAGTCCCGCGTCGGCCCGACGGCCCAACACCAACCCCAGGGCGTCCAGGACGATGCTTTTGCCCGCGCCGGTCTCTCCCGTTAATACGTTCAACCCCGGCGCGAATTCGAGGGCGTCGTCTTCCAGCAGGGCCAAATTTTTGATGGACAAATGCGTTAACACGGCCTAACGTTCCCCCCAGCTCAGTTTTTCCCGCAACAAGGAAAAGAAGGGCTGATCCCCCTCGGAATAAATCCGAACGCGCTCCCGGGCCTTGCGGAGGACGAGGGGATGTTCGGAACCCGCCGTCCAATGCTCCTGGCCGTCCAGGGAGATCACCAGCCGCTCCGCCCGGTGCCGGGGATCCAGGCGCACTTCCACCACGCTCTCCGGGGGCAAAATGATGGGCCGCTGGTTCAAACTGTGGGCGCACACCGGGGTGAGCACCAGGAGGTCCATTTCGGGCGACACCAGGGGTCCGCCGGCGGCCATGGAATAGGCGGTGGAGCCCGTGGGCGTCGCGACGATGAGACCGTCGCCCACGTAGTTGCCCAAAAGGGCGCCGTTCACGTGCACCGCCAACCGGACCGCCCGACCCGGGGCCTGGGCGTGGATCACGACGTCGTTGAGCGCCAACCGGGGGCGCCCGGCGGACGCGTGGCCGTCCGCCGACAACATCATCCGGCCGATGGCCGGAAGGCGGCCCTCAAACAACCGTTCCAATAGGGGGTAGACCCGCTCCACGTCCGTGGCCGTGAGAAATCCGAGCCGCCCGACGTTGACGCCCAGGAGCGGCACGCCCCAGGGCGCGGCGAGGCGGGCCGCCGCCAGAAGCGTCCCGTCTCCCCCCAGGGCCAACACCGCCTTGGCGGCGCGCAGGCCCGTGCGGCCCACGACCTTGACGCCCCGGCGGGCCAGCCAGGCCTTGATGTCGGGCAACGCCCGTCGCGCGGCGGATTTGTGGGGGTTGTGAAAAAGAGCGATGGGGGAAAAGGAACCCGGATTGTTCTTCATGCGAAAACCTCAGCCCAGGCTTTCCCGCTTGACCAGTTCCTCCCACACCTTGAGAACGTCGCCGTCCCACCACCCGCGCTCCACCTCTTCCCACATGGTGCGGAAGGCCTTTTGAACCGGGTAGGCGTCTTTGTAGCTCCGCCGGGAGGTGAGGGCGTCGTAGATGTCGACCACGTTGACGATGCGGACCAACTTGGGCACCTGGGCGCCCTTGAGCCCGTCGGGGTACCCGGTGCCGTCCAGGCACTCGTGGTGGTGGCGGATCATGGGCAATATGCCCTCCAAACTTTTCAGCCGCTGGCATATCTCGCAACCGATGGTGGGGTGTTTGCGCATGATTTCCCACTCGGCGTCGTCCAGGGGGCCGGCTTTCTGAAGAATCGCGTCCGGGATGCCGATTTTGCCGATGTCGTGGAGCATGCCGGCCTTCCGCAGGGAATCCAATTCAAAGGCGTTGCAGCCCAGGGCGCGCCCCAGGGTCACGGCGTAGCGGCCCACCCGGTCCGCGTGGCCGAGCGTGTAGCGGTCCTTGGCTTCCAGGGTCCGCACGAGGGTCATCAAGATCGCCTCGGCGTCCTCCAACTCGTCCGTCAGGGACTTGATGCGCAGGAGCGATCGGATCCGGGTCATCAGCTCCATTTGCTGATAGGGTTTGGGAAGAAAATCGTCGCAGCCGGCCTCGATGGCGCGGACGCGTTCTTCGTCCGGCAAAAGCCCCGTCACCATGATGACGGGCAACAGGCGCGTGGTGTGGTGGTTTTTGATCCGACGGCAGGTTTCCAGGCCGTTCAGGCGGGGCATGTCGAAATCGATGATGCAGAGATCGGGGGGGCGTTCCTGAATCCGCTCCAGGGCCTCCTGCCCGTCCTGGGCGGTCACGACCGCGAACCCCTCAATGGTTAAAAGCGTTTCGAGGGCTTTTTGGGCGTAGCGGTCGTCATCGGCAATTAAAATCGTGGCCGAACCCGCGGGTGTCATATTGAGAGATAATACCAGATTCTCCCCCGGGCCTCAACGGAAAAGGCCCCCCGTGCGCCGCCGTTTACCCCGGCCAAATCAAGGCAAAAGAGCGTCCCTCAGCGTCTCGGCCGGGCGCCGGGGGGCGCCGCCGGAACGCTCGTCGCGACGACTTCAAAAAGGGTGTAGCGGTCCAGGGGTTCCTTGGAAAGCGTGTAGGGCAGGGCGCCCCAGGCCGAGGCGTAAAACCCCGCCGCGCCCAGATTGTCCATGACCCGCAGCGGAAACCGCCAGGGGTATTCGTAACGCGCCAAGGGCCGCAGGCCCC
Proteins encoded:
- a CDS encoding 2-oxoacid:acceptor oxidoreductase family protein encodes the protein MDKRFLKEDGWAAFTGNELLLKGALEGGVALLTGYPGSPVSEVFDAVGRAAPLLLENGVVAQMANNEALAAARLNGARLANLRAMAVMKSVGMHVAADGLAIGNLSEPQQPAGGALVVVGDDPWNETTQINSDSRFLSLHLHMPVLEPATFQEIKDWIKDAFELSGETDLYFTYVLTTNQADGGGTVRCRPNLFPTVNHLQRTVLTAGQLPVDRTVMIPPHTSMREATLAARYQKLLAAVRTRGLNRVEGPTGSAPLGFVSAGLSYGYLVQALDEMGLAGQFPVLKFGMSFPLDETLLRDFAARVEHLVVVEEKRDFLETQVVRALQRAHQDGRLTRPPAVWGKKFPDELPGFPVERGLNVAIVMDRLAPLLEMKMAGPAAPRTGAVARARKTADYKISIPIRTPTFCPGCPHRDSSTVTKALKADFQDAAFMKENHKREPVEVIFHGESGCHSMLQFEPNIGLMQDYSGMGLGGGTGSGMDPFIKNKQVVFLGDSTFFHSGMLAVSDSIKNGQDITYIILENKTTAMTGHQPTPGSAENLMAEKTFAQDIEQVIRGMARDSIPIFRVNPAYRESYRALLEEVILKAGVKVVIADKECGITYHRRVRKERKKIVRALGFLPEEKVINITPEVCEYCLECTNATGCPGLGIEETLLGPKIITDKSLCIADGACAKGKVCPSFEEITIRRRRAPGPRPWESTPLPPVTPNPLGDGWYCYTAGVGGMGSGVITGILVQAGMLQGYHVLFADKKGLAIRNGGVYGHVIFSPDERVKAPLVPYGRADVLLGIDLLESVRGLDPKVNLRVASPDRTVAVVNTHKMPTVKTLLGKDDFSVLELETALRTHTRADQYLGLDFSNISEAFFGTKLYANVLLLGALYQKGVIPIGLENLKKAIGRMVPPQDLEENLRAFDLGRAATVDARRFEAYSPRLPGYWEVLEDRAELLRKSHWVRGGRWSKEYRRMVEEAVRWMDMDDAPRARLAQAVYDLFQYGGPDAAKGYLVRLWTVYQKDRKDRGHAATRAVLENLHRVTAIKDEVYVARLLTSEEKYRRDRARYDVDPARGDQMTYVHLNRPQFVLFGRKVEFDLRSQNWQLHVMKRLGLLRRLLPQWHDKEKAFRDWYTGIVDGFQIFHDEATYRQYVEALQVPAGVRGYRQIRYPKMDAARARAEEILGRLKLRRPAEPASTRRA
- a CDS encoding NAD(+)/NADH kinase; protein product: MKNNPGSFSPIALFHNPHKSAARRALPDIKAWLARRGVKVVGRTGLRAAKAVLALGGDGTLLAAARLAAPWGVPLLGVNVGRLGFLTATDVERVYPLLERLFEGRLPAIGRMMLSADGHASAGRPRLALNDVVIHAQAPGRAVRLAVHVNGALLGNYVGDGLIVATPTGSTAYSMAAGGPLVSPEMDLLVLTPVCAHSLNQRPIILPPESVVEVRLDPRHRAERLVISLDGQEHWTAGSEHPLVLRKARERVRIYSEGDQPFFSLLREKLSWGER
- a CDS encoding response regulator — protein: MTPAGSATILIADDDRYAQKALETLLTIEGFAVVTAQDGQEALERIQERPPDLCIIDFDMPRLNGLETCRRIKNHHTTRLLPVIMVTGLLPDEERVRAIEAGCDDFLPKPYQQMELMTRIRSLLRIKSLTDELEDAEAILMTLVRTLEAKDRYTLGHADRVGRYAVTLGRALGCNAFELDSLRKAGMLHDIGKIGIPDAILQKAGPLDDAEWEIMRKHPTIGCEICQRLKSLEGILPMIRHHHECLDGTGYPDGLKGAQVPKLVRIVNVVDIYDALTSRRSYKDAYPVQKAFRTMWEEVERGWWDGDVLKVWEELVKRESLG
- the recN gene encoding DNA repair protein RecN, translated to MLTHLSIKNLALLEDDALEFAPGLNVLTGETGAGKSIVLDALGLVLGRRADAGLVREGAARLTVSARFDIGSPRLRKIAEELGVLSEEEPGELLIRREVEAGGKSRAFVNDRPVGLPALARLAERLAYVHGQHEHQLLLKAAEQRDLLDAHGGLEGLRDEVAAAFDAWRTVVAERDTLALSEQERAQRLDLYRYQRQELDAADPRAEEEAVLDQLLPQLKNAEKLRAASEEALDGLSRREGSAAELTRRTRSLLDSLRALGAPLGETADLLDGAIVQLEEAAQRLEAFAGGLEQDPAKLEETLSRLDQLAKLKKKYGPTLADVVAYRARVAGELDRLENLENKNRDMAERLAAAEKQLAARSEKLSTARGAAAKKLDAAINKEFRDVGLPHAVLDIEALAEPGRYTSAGMDEVRFWFTPNPGEGRRPLADVASGGELSRVMLAVKSVLAKTDAVPVLVFDEIDAGVGGALGAVLGRKLAKLGGSHQVLCVTHLATIAACGDRHFVVEKEIQKTRTRTSVRALTETDRVQEIARLFGGTGKESEGDIGLRHARELLESSRR